A window of the Cytophagaceae bacterium genome harbors these coding sequences:
- a CDS encoding RagB/SusD family nutrient uptake outer membrane protein, which yields MKILKSKILQFAVALLALSACDNKLDQVKPTQSIDESTALSTSQDIEVTLIGAYDGLSSSNSYGGAIQYSGDLIGDDQEVRFAGTFSTMDEIWRKTFTTSNTQTQATWLQSYSTINRVNNILANLDKVEASRKSAVEGESKFIRAISYFDLVRLWAKDYTDGSAASNLGVPLVTTPTRGVTDIDNRPRATVEAVYNLVLEDLKSAESLLEAGFSPGFATKGAVQALMARVYLQQGKYAEARDAANKVINSGEYQLTSTFEEAFSDDTNDDEAIFKIIVTDQDGSNSMNTFYAPSTYQGRGDVRVQNKHLAVYEADDSRGSFFVKASNNTFTGKFLDRFGDVLVIRLAEMYLIRAECNQRLNTAIGAAPLVDINKIRSRAGASTLSAVTLDDIIKERKLELAFEGQQVFDAKRLKKSIGSLAFNSPKLVIPIPQREMDTNKSLVQNDGY from the coding sequence ATGAAAATTTTAAAATCAAAAATATTACAATTTGCAGTTGCACTCCTGGCTCTTTCAGCTTGTGACAATAAACTTGACCAGGTCAAGCCTACTCAGTCTATTGACGAATCAACTGCTCTTTCTACCTCACAAGATATAGAGGTTACCTTAATTGGTGCTTATGATGGATTAAGTAGCTCCAATTCTTATGGTGGTGCCATCCAATATTCGGGTGATTTAATTGGGGATGATCAGGAAGTAAGATTTGCTGGTACTTTTTCGACCATGGATGAAATATGGAGAAAGACTTTTACCACTTCCAATACTCAAACTCAAGCCACATGGCTTCAGTCCTACAGTACAATTAACAGAGTTAATAATATTCTTGCCAATCTGGACAAAGTTGAAGCCAGTCGTAAAAGTGCAGTGGAAGGTGAATCCAAATTCATTCGGGCTATTTCATATTTTGATTTAGTTAGACTTTGGGCTAAAGATTATACCGATGGCTCTGCGGCATCAAACTTAGGGGTTCCACTTGTTACTACTCCAACCAGAGGCGTAACCGATATCGACAATAGGCCAAGGGCAACCGTAGAAGCTGTTTACAATTTGGTACTTGAGGATCTAAAATCGGCTGAAAGTCTATTGGAGGCAGGTTTTAGTCCTGGTTTTGCCACGAAAGGTGCTGTGCAGGCATTGATGGCCAGAGTTTATTTGCAACAAGGAAAATATGCTGAAGCTCGTGATGCAGCTAACAAAGTGATAAATTCAGGTGAATATCAATTAACAAGTACATTTGAAGAAGCTTTTTCTGACGATACCAACGACGATGAAGCAATATTTAAAATAATTGTAACAGATCAGGATGGCTCAAACTCGATGAATACTTTTTATGCTCCTTCAACCTATCAGGGAAGAGGGGATGTTAGGGTTCAAAACAAACACCTTGCTGTTTATGAAGCTGATGATTCTCGTGGCTCATTCTTCGTAAAAGCATCAAATAATACTTTTACCGGAAAATTCTTAGATAGATTTGGTGATGTTTTAGTAATAAGATTGGCCGAAATGTATCTAATCAGAGCAGAATGTAACCAAAGATTAAATACTGCCATAGGTGCTGCTCCGCTTGTTGACATCAACAAAATCAGATCAAGAGCCGGTGCTTCGACTTTGTCAGCTGTAACTCTTGATGATATAATCAAAGAAAGAAAGTTGGAATTAGCTTTTGAAGGTCAGCAAGTATTTGATGCCAAAAGATTAAAAAAATCAATTGGATCTTTGGCATTTAATAGCCCAAAACTTGTTATCCCAATCCCTCAAAGAGAAATGGATACCAACAAATCTCTGGTTCAGAACGACGGATATTAA
- a CDS encoding ABC-F family ATP-binding cassette domain-containing protein — MLTINNLSFYFGGRAIFEDANLQIKPKDKIGLIGLNGKGKSTLLKIIVGEYQPDAGNVSKSGDCTIGFLNQDLLSYQTDDSILNVAMQGFERQLELHHQIEDVLHQMEHNYSDNLVEKLGELQHEFDILDGYTIESKAEEILEGLGFKTWELNKPLRQFSGGWRMRVMLAKLLLAKPSILLLDEPTNHLDLPSIQWVEKYIANYENAVVVVSHDRQFLDNVSNTTVEVANNKLNYYPGNYSFYVEEKSLRNEIQKGAFENQQAQIRQTERFIERFKAKATKARQVQSRVKALNRLELIDDVIDESAKVHFKFKFGTQPGRHVMTLDHISKEYPNNPILTNTSTHIERGDKIVLIGANGKGKSTLLRIIAGTEKHDGERKMGHNVNFSFYAQHQLESLHLEETLLEELKYADGSKSETELRSVLGCFLFSGEDVFKKIKVLSGGEKSRVALAKILISEANFLLLDEPTNHLDMQSVNILIQALNQYEGTYVIVSHDRHFISQVSNKVWYIEDQEIKQFPGGYDEFEIWLEETGRTLDEPAKKDKKTTIVESNTKPASPKPNNNNQVKKLETEIGKIEEEIGDLETQLKTIENELTEEKVYSNQDLLDKTNKNYVSIKEQLNQKNQMWEQKVLELENLG, encoded by the coding sequence ATGCTAACAATTAACAATCTCTCTTTCTATTTCGGTGGCCGGGCAATTTTTGAAGACGCTAATCTGCAAATCAAACCAAAAGATAAAATTGGCTTGATAGGCCTCAATGGAAAAGGCAAATCTACCCTTCTTAAAATAATTGTTGGTGAATATCAACCCGATGCCGGAAACGTTTCAAAATCAGGGGATTGCACAATAGGTTTTTTAAATCAGGACCTCTTATCCTATCAAACTGACGATAGCATACTCAATGTGGCGATGCAAGGTTTCGAACGCCAACTAGAACTGCATCATCAAATCGAGGATGTGCTGCACCAAATGGAACATAATTATTCTGATAATCTTGTAGAAAAACTTGGAGAATTACAACATGAGTTTGATATCCTGGATGGTTACACCATTGAATCAAAAGCTGAAGAAATTCTCGAAGGACTGGGTTTCAAAACATGGGAACTCAACAAACCCCTTCGACAGTTTTCAGGTGGATGGAGGATGCGGGTGATGTTGGCAAAACTTTTATTGGCAAAACCATCTATTTTGCTTCTCGATGAGCCTACCAACCACCTCGACTTGCCTTCAATTCAATGGGTTGAAAAGTATATCGCTAATTATGAAAACGCTGTAGTGGTGGTATCACATGACAGGCAATTTCTTGACAATGTTAGCAATACCACAGTAGAAGTGGCAAACAATAAACTCAACTATTACCCGGGTAATTATTCGTTTTATGTGGAAGAAAAATCACTTAGAAACGAAATCCAAAAAGGAGCTTTTGAAAATCAGCAAGCACAAATACGTCAAACAGAACGATTTATTGAACGTTTTAAAGCCAAAGCCACAAAAGCCAGACAGGTTCAATCCAGAGTAAAGGCCTTAAACAGACTGGAGCTTATAGATGATGTGATTGATGAATCGGCCAAAGTACACTTTAAATTCAAATTTGGCACCCAGCCGGGTCGCCATGTCATGACATTGGACCATATTTCGAAGGAATATCCCAACAATCCGATATTAACAAACACTTCGACTCATATTGAACGGGGTGACAAAATTGTTTTGATCGGTGCAAATGGAAAAGGGAAATCTACACTTCTGCGAATTATTGCGGGTACCGAAAAACATGATGGCGAAAGAAAAATGGGACACAATGTCAATTTTTCATTTTACGCTCAGCATCAGCTCGAAAGTCTGCATCTTGAAGAAACCCTTTTGGAAGAATTAAAATATGCCGATGGCTCTAAATCAGAAACAGAATTACGATCGGTTTTAGGTTGTTTTCTTTTCTCGGGTGAAGATGTATTCAAAAAAATAAAAGTACTTTCAGGAGGTGAAAAATCAAGGGTTGCCCTGGCGAAAATCCTGATTTCAGAGGCAAACTTCTTGCTACTTGATGAACCCACCAACCACCTGGACATGCAATCGGTGAATATTCTGATTCAGGCCCTAAATCAATATGAAGGTACATATGTGATTGTATCTCATGACCGGCATTTTATCAGTCAGGTTTCAAATAAAGTTTGGTATATCGAAGACCAGGAGATTAAGCAATTTCCCGGAGGATACGATGAATTTGAGATTTGGCTAGAAGAAACAGGCAGAACATTGGATGAACCTGCAAAAAAAGATAAAAAAACTACAATTGTTGAATCAAATACAAAGCCGGCAAGCCCAAAACCTAATAACAATAATCAAGTCAAAAAACTTGAAACAGAAATTGGAAAAATAGAGGAAGAAATCGGAGATCTGGAAACGCAATTAAAGACTATCGAGAATGAACTGACAGAAGAAAAAGTATATTCTAATCAGGATCTTTTAGACAAAACAAACAAAAATTACGTTTCAATAAAAGAACAATTAAATCAGAAAAACCAAATGTGGGAGCAAAAGGTTTTGGAGCTGGAAAATCTTGGATAA
- a CDS encoding DUF5103 domain-containing protein: MKTILFYSYGQGDDFSQRINNPPVIYLNGNQSLILEFDDLNATYSQYKAKVKHLTLTGIPSDLSEIEYLNDFNEYFVNDYSVSENTKIPFYHYGVKIPTPKISGNFLLQLFANNNSDPILELPFWVVDSKISVSTNVIIPRDSEFWKTHHQIDVNIETGNAGIFFPQRDLKVFVRQNQRIEKTMELPNSAMKNSGKNSLSFRFFDNENLFEAGNEFRYLDISSNMRRGQNIASIELDTPDEFFTIIQKKRSNKGYLDSYDNNGGFIINSIGNGSDNLKADFVKVHFSLEETYDIENTQPVIIGKLTDWIPQNLSLNPNSQLFEIELMLKQGVYDYCFGLKNLKTGIIDEKIMEGTFSDAHNTYEVFVYESIPGSRNYRLLGYQKNKQSQ, from the coding sequence TTGAAAACCATTTTGTTTTATTCCTACGGTCAAGGTGATGATTTTTCCCAAAGAATAAATAACCCGCCAGTAATTTATTTAAATGGAAATCAATCATTAATACTGGAATTCGATGATTTAAACGCTACTTATTCTCAATATAAAGCAAAAGTCAAACATTTAACCCTTACCGGTATTCCCTCTGACCTGAGTGAAATTGAATACCTAAATGATTTTAATGAATATTTCGTAAATGATTATTCCGTTTCTGAAAATACTAAAATTCCTTTTTATCATTACGGTGTAAAAATCCCCACGCCAAAAATTTCCGGAAATTTTCTTTTACAATTATTTGCAAATAATAACTCTGACCCTATTCTTGAATTACCATTTTGGGTTGTTGATTCCAAAATTTCTGTTTCTACAAATGTGATAATTCCCCGCGATTCTGAGTTTTGGAAAACTCACCACCAAATAGATGTGAATATCGAAACAGGAAATGCCGGAATATTTTTCCCACAACGTGATTTAAAGGTTTTTGTCAGACAAAATCAAAGAATTGAAAAAACCATGGAATTACCCAATTCGGCCATGAAAAATTCGGGGAAAAATTCCCTGTCATTCCGATTTTTTGACAACGAAAACCTTTTTGAAGCCGGAAATGAATTCCGATACCTCGATATCAGTAGCAATATGCGTCGGGGACAGAATATTGCTTCAATAGAACTAGATACTCCCGATGAATTCTTTACAATAATTCAGAAAAAAAGATCCAATAAAGGCTATTTAGATTCTTATGACAACAATGGTGGCTTTATTATTAATTCGATAGGCAATGGGTCAGATAATCTTAAGGCCGACTTTGTAAAAGTCCATTTCAGCCTGGAAGAGACTTATGACATCGAAAATACTCAACCTGTAATTATAGGAAAACTGACCGACTGGATTCCTCAAAATTTGTCATTAAACCCCAATTCGCAGCTCTTTGAAATTGAATTAATGCTAAAACAAGGAGTTTATGATTATTGTTTTGGGTTAAAAAACCTGAAAACTGGAATAATTGATGAAAAAATTATGGAAGGAACGTTTTCTGACGCACACAATACTTATGAGGTATTTGTATATGAAAGCATTCCCGGAAGCAGAAATTACAGATTATTGGGTTACCAGAAAAACAAACAATCCCAGTAA
- a CDS encoding ATP-binding cassette domain-containing protein, with amino-acid sequence MLKTQSLRFSYSNQQKFEFPDINLKAKETLLVLGKSGSGKTTFLNLIGLLQSPASGEIYIDNEPTSQINFEKKASLRSQKIGIIYQKPYFVNSLNVIDNMILANYLAHTKLNKDKAKALASDLGFGDLLHKKVQQLSGGEQQRVCIARALMNNPSVILADEPTSALDDENCKKVADLLEKEASEINAALIIVTHDQRLKDRFKNQISL; translated from the coding sequence ATGCTCAAAACCCAATCCCTAAGGTTCAGCTACTCAAACCAGCAAAAATTTGAATTTCCTGACATTAACCTTAAAGCCAAAGAAACACTTCTGGTACTGGGAAAATCAGGTTCAGGAAAAACTACTTTTCTAAATTTAATTGGATTGCTTCAAAGCCCGGCCAGCGGGGAGATTTATATTGATAATGAACCTACCAGTCAAATCAATTTTGAAAAAAAAGCCAGTTTACGATCACAAAAAATAGGAATTATATATCAGAAACCCTATTTTGTTAATTCGTTGAATGTCATCGACAATATGATTTTGGCTAATTATTTGGCTCATACTAAACTAAATAAAGATAAAGCCAAAGCACTTGCCTCAGATTTAGGTTTTGGCGATTTACTTCATAAAAAAGTACAACAATTAAGTGGTGGAGAACAACAAAGGGTTTGTATAGCCCGGGCTCTTATGAACAACCCATCTGTGATACTTGCCGACGAACCCACATCAGCACTTGATGATGAAAATTGCAAAAAAGTTGCTGATTTATTGGAAAAAGAGGCCTCTGAAATCAATGCTGCCCTTATTATTGTCACACACGATCAAAGATTAAAAGACCGGTTTAAAAATCAAATTTCCCTTTGA
- a CDS encoding ABC transporter permease, translating to MLLKIVWKNIVSKKLTSILSVLLMMLGIGIISLVLTLGKQLEEKFSKNVAGIDMVVGAKGSPLQLILSGVYHIDAPTGNIPMSEVENLRKNSFVMEVIPLSMGDNYQGTRIIGTTQRYLKHFNAEIQQGITFENDLEVVIGYNVAKEQNLKIGDQFESTHGYDKEAEEHHEKKYTVKGILKYNNSVIDNLILCNLSSIWALHEHEEEHESESAHEKEITCALVKFRNPLGLITVPRQINQNTVMQAALPAIEINRLFKLMGIGIDALKYLALAIIIISGISVFITLYNALKERKYELALMLSMGGKRATLFLMLLLEGIFLSLTGWFLGIFMSKGGLLFASGMLNKAYHYSFEQNLIQKEEIYLLVAALLVGIFASIIPAIGIYKINITKTLAKD from the coding sequence ATGCTTTTAAAAATAGTTTGGAAAAATATAGTTTCTAAAAAACTCACCTCAATACTTTCGGTATTATTAATGATGCTGGGAATTGGAATCATTTCGTTGGTTCTGACATTAGGAAAACAATTGGAGGAAAAGTTCTCGAAAAATGTAGCAGGCATTGACATGGTCGTAGGAGCCAAAGGAAGTCCGTTGCAATTGATACTTTCCGGGGTTTACCATATCGATGCCCCAACGGGAAATATTCCCATGAGTGAGGTCGAAAATCTACGAAAAAATTCCTTTGTTATGGAAGTGATTCCGCTATCAATGGGTGACAACTACCAGGGAACAAGAATAATTGGAACTACTCAGCGGTATCTGAAACATTTTAATGCTGAAATTCAACAAGGCATTACATTTGAAAATGACCTGGAAGTGGTGATAGGTTATAATGTTGCTAAAGAACAAAATCTGAAAATCGGAGACCAGTTTGAAAGTACCCATGGCTATGATAAGGAAGCCGAAGAACACCATGAGAAAAAATATACAGTTAAAGGAATTTTAAAGTATAACAATTCAGTAATCGACAACCTTATTTTATGTAATCTTTCAAGTATTTGGGCTCTTCATGAGCATGAAGAGGAACATGAATCTGAAAGTGCACATGAAAAAGAAATAACCTGTGCTTTGGTGAAATTTCGAAATCCCCTGGGCTTGATTACTGTTCCGAGACAAATCAATCAAAATACGGTAATGCAGGCCGCTTTACCTGCTATAGAAATCAACCGTCTGTTTAAGTTGATGGGAATTGGCATTGATGCTCTTAAATATCTGGCCCTGGCCATAATAATTATTAGCGGAATCAGTGTTTTCATAACTTTATATAATGCACTGAAAGAACGAAAATACGAACTCGCATTGATGCTCTCTATGGGTGGTAAACGTGCGACACTTTTTCTGATGTTACTATTGGAGGGTATATTCCTAAGTTTAACCGGCTGGTTTTTGGGTATTTTTATGAGTAAAGGTGGTCTATTATTTGCTTCCGGAATGCTCAACAAAGCTTATCATTATTCTTTTGAGCAAAATCTGATACAAAAAGAAGAAATATATCTATTGGTGGCTGCGTTATTAGTTGGTATTTTTGCATCAAT